Genomic window (Gemmatimonas sp.):
GTCGAACGGATGGGTGCACGTCATCGATGGCGTGCTTGTTCCTCCGTCGAAGTAGCCGCACACTCCATCATTCGCGCCTCGGCCAGTCCCGAGGCGCAACTACTTGCGTCGCCGCGCGGCTTTGCGTTCGCGGCGTACGCGCTGCCAGCGCACGAAGCCGAGGATGGCCGCAAACACCAGGACGGCACCGACGATTTCACCGGCGCGGTCGAGGTGGCCGAGGGTCTGCACCGCGGCCTCGCCAGCGGCATAGCCGACCAGCGTGAAGGCCGCGGTCCAGAGCGCCGATCCGATCAGCGAGAGCGGCAAATAGATGTACAGGGGCACGTTGGCCGCACCGCAGGCCATCGGCAGCACGATCCGCAGGCCGAAGGCAAAGCGGACCAACAGCGAGGCCTTGAGCTGGTTGCGTCGCACGACGCGCAGGGCGACGGTGCCGGTGGCGCGCACCCGCGGGAACCGACGGCGGATGAATTCCCATTTCCAGCGACCCACCACGTACAGCAGGGTGGTGGCCACCCAGCCGCCCAGCGTGATCGACAGGATCACCCGGGACATCTGCAGCTCGCCTTCGTGGGCGGCGATGCCGCCGAAGATGGGGGAGAGCTCTTCGGTCACGATGGCCGATGCGCCGAGGATCACATAGGTCCAGAAGCTGTCGGTCACCGACTCCAGCCACTTCGTGACGTCGAGCGCAGCCACCACGACGCCAAAACCCGACGCACTGGACAGCACAACGCTCGCCACCCGCAGCAGGAGCGCGGGGGCGAGCGTGGTCGCGACCAGGATCGAAGACATCGGCGGGAGCATACCCCGCCAATGTAATCAACTAGATCAGTCGCCCGCCTCGGCCATGGGCAATTCGAGCGTACGGAATTGACCCGTGTGCGGCGGCGTGAGTCCGACGCGGCGGGAGACCCACGTACGCATGTTGTCGAAGATCTCGTAGAACGTCGGGATCACGAGCAACGTGAGCACCGTGCTGGTGATCACACCGCCGATCACCGCGACGCCGAGCGGGGCGCGGAACTGCGCGCCTTCACCGCGGCCCAGGGCCACCGGGATCATACCGGCAATCAGGGCGAAGGTGGTCATCAGAATGGGACGCAAGCGAATCGCGCCTGCTTCGATGAGCGCTTCCCGCAGTGGCATGCCGTTCTTCTCGCGGGCCCACTTGGCGAAGTCCACCAGCAGAATCGCGTTCTTCGCCACGATACCACACAGCAAGATCACGCCGATGAGGCTCATGAGGTTGATCGTGTTGCCGGTGATCGCGAGCGCCCCCATGACACCGATCAGAGACAACGGCAGCGAGATCAGAATGGCGATCGGATCGAGGAACGAGCCGAACTGCACCACCAGAATGAGATACATCAGCGCCACCGCCACGCCGAGCGCGATGAAGATGCTGCCGAAGACTTCGTTCTGCTGCTCCACCTGACCACCACTCGACATCTTGACGCCGGCCGGCAATTGGATGGTGCTCGTTTTCTTTTCGAAGTCGCCCATGACTTCGGTGAGCGAGCGACCGGCGATGTTGCCTTGCACCTTGATCACGTTGTCGCGATCGAGGTGGTTCACGATGGCCGGACCGAGCTCACTCTTGATGCGCGCCACTTGCTGCAGCGGCACCAACTGTGAACCGGAACCCTGACCAAGCGCGATGGGCAACTGGGCCAAGTCGGCACCGCGGGCGCGCGCTTCCGGCGCGAGTCGCACCATGACCTTGCGCGTCTGGTTGGTGGGATCGACCCAGTCACCGGCGTCGAGACCGGCAAACGCCGGGCGGATCGCCTGCGCCACCTGTCCGACACTGAGACCCAGCGACGCGGCCAGCGCACGATCGACCTGCACCGTGAGTTCGGGCTTGAGGCCCTTCGTGCTGAGGCCCACGTCCACCGCGCCCGGCGTACTCTTAAGCGCGGCGAGATACTGATCGGCCACGGTTTGCAGGGCGGCCTTGTCGTTCCCGCGCAGCTCGAGCGAGATCTGCTTCTCCTGGCCGGCAAAGTCGCTGGTGAACACCGAAATACTGCTACCGCCCACTTTCTTCACGTCTTCACGCATCGAGGCGGCGAGTGATTCGGCGTCGCGCTGGCCGACCTTCAGTCGATCGCCCTTCTTGCTGAGCTTGAGATACACACTGGCCATGTCGACGGCGCCGCTCGCGCCGCCGGCGGTCACGAAGGTGTATGTCACCTCCGGATAGCGCGTGGTATCGCCCATGATGGCGAGCGTTTCGGTGACCTTTTGCCGCAGATAGTCGAGATTCGCACCCGGCGGCGTTTCCACCGTCATCTGGACTTCGGCGTTGTCTTCCAGCGGGAAGAAGCCGCCGCCGACGAGTCCAAGCGCCGGCATGGCGATCGCCGTCGCGAAGCTGGCCACCGCCAACAGCACCATCGACTTCGGGTGATCGAGCGCCCAGCCGATCAGCTTGCGGTAGTTGTTGGCGAGGCCATCAAACCACTTGTTGAACTTGTCGAGCTTCTTCGTGATCCACCACTTCTCATGCTCTTCCTCATGCGGATCGGGCCAGTAGGCCGACAGCATGGGATCGAGCGAGAAGGACACGAATAGCGACACGAGTACCGAACAGGCAATAGTCAGGGCGAACGGCTTGAACCACTGACCCGACTCACCCTGCAGGAACGCGATCGGGATGAACACCGCGATGATTGAGAACGTCGTGGCCGCCACCGCGAGGCCGATTTCATCGGTGCCTTCGCGTGCCGCCGTGTAATGGTCTTTCCCCATCTCCACGTGTCGTACGATGTTCTCACGGACCACGATGGCGTCGTCGATCAGGATACCGATGGCCAGCGAGAGACCGAGCAGCGACATGGTGTTGAGCGTGAAGCCGAAGGCCCACACTGCCACGAAACTGGCCAGCACCGACACCGGCAACGCGAGGCCGGTGATCACGGTGGAGCGCCACGAGTTGAGGAACAGGAACACCACGAGCACGGTGAGGACGGCGCCCTCGACGAGCGCATCGCGCACATTGGTGACCGAGTTCTCGACCCGCTCGCCCTTGTTCTTCACCACGTCGAACTGCGCGCCCTTGGGCAACGTTGGGCGCAGCTCTTGGACCTTCTTGAAAATCGCCTCGGCCACCGCCGTGGTGGAGTAGCCGTTGGTCTTCTTGATCTCGATGCCCACCGCATCGCGGCCATTGTAGAGCGCCAGCGTGCGCTGCTCCTCCACGCCGTCGACGGCCGTCGCCACGTCACCTAAACGCACCACGCGACCGGCCCGCTCCGATACCACCAACTGCATGAAGTCGTCGGGCGATTGCAGTCGACCCTGCAATCGGATCGTGCGCTCATCAAGGGAACTGGTGACGCGACCGACCGGGACCGCGAGGTTGCCGGTTTGCAGTGCGGCCACGACCTGCGGCACGCTCACGCCCGCCGACTGCAACCGCTGCGGATCGAGGTTCACCGTGAGCTCGCGCTTCACGCCACCCGACACCTGCACGTCGGCCACACCGGCGATCGAGCGCAGTTCGCGCGTGATGCCGGGATCGGCGATCTGCGTGAGTTGCGCCGGTGTGAGCGATGTCGAGTACAGCGACAGCGTCACGATTGGCGCATCGGTGGGATTGAACTTCTTGAGGATCGGCTCCTCCATTTCCTGCGGGAGATCCTGACGTTTGGTGCTGATGGCGTCGCGGATGTCCTGCGTGGCTTCGGAGAGATCCTTGGAGTACACGAACTGCGTCACAATCTGGGCGAAGCCGTCGCGCGCCTCCCCGTTGATCGACTTGACGCCGGAGATGCTCTGGATCGCTTCCTCGATCGGTTCGAGCACTTCGCGCTCGACCTGCTCCGGGGATGCGCCGGGATAGATGATCGTGGTCAGCACGATGGGCGGCTGCACTTCCGGAAACTCGTCCGTTTGCAACTGCGACAGGGCGACCAAGCCGAAGCCCACCAGCGTGAGCATGGCCACGACGGTGATCAGCGGCCGCTTGATCGCGAAATCAGAAATGAACATGGGGGCGTGGTTGGATGATTATCCGATGGTTCAATTCTTCTTCGCGGGCGTCGGGGCGGGCGCGGCGTTGGATGCGGCAGCCGGCGTTGCATCACGCGGAGCCGACACCACCACCGACGATCCGATCGAGATGCCGCGGGCAGCGCCCAGCAACACGGTGTCGCCACTCGCGATGCCCGAGGTCACTTCAAACGCCGCCGCCGCTTCGTCGCGCACGCCCAACTGCACCTCGACCTTCTCCACCTTGCCGCCCTTGAGTCGCATCAGCGTCGGCACGATACCGGTTTGATCGACGGCCGTTTCGGGCACCATCACGCCGACGCGCTTCTCCGAGGCGACGCGCCCTTCCACGAACAGGCCGGCCACGAGCACACCGGCCGAATTCGGCACCGATGCCAACAAACGCACCTGCTTCGTCTGCGGATCCACCATCGGGCTCACCCGCGTCACCTTGCCTTCCAGCACGCGATCGGAGCCGTTGACCGTGAACAGCACCGGCGCACCCACGCGCACGTCCGCCAGCGCCGTGGTCGGAACCGACGCTTCCACCCGCAGGCTGCGCGGATCGATCACGGTGAACATGGCCGAACCCGGCGACACGATATCGCCCGGGCTCACCGCGCGCTCCGACACCACGCCGGCGAACGGTGAACGGATGACCGTGTTGCGCAGCATCTTCTCCGCCGACGACAGCCGCGCTTTCGCATCGGCCAACTGGGCCTGCGCACCAAGGCTGGCGCGGTCGGCCCCTTCCACATCGCGCTCGGCGATGGCACCAGCCGCGGCCAGCGTCTTCGAACG
Coding sequences:
- a CDS encoding VTT domain-containing protein; protein product: MLPPMSSILVATTLAPALLLRVASVVLSSASGFGVVVAALDVTKWLESVTDSFWTYVILGASAIVTEELSPIFGGIAAHEGELQMSRVILSITLGGWVATTLLYVVGRWKWEFIRRRFPRVRATGTVALRVVRRNQLKASLLVRFAFGLRIVLPMACGAANVPLYIYLPLSLIGSALWTAAFTLVGYAAGEAAVQTLGHLDRAGEIVGAVLVFAAILGFVRWQRVRRERKAARRRK
- a CDS encoding efflux RND transporter permease subunit, with the protein product MFISDFAIKRPLITVVAMLTLVGFGLVALSQLQTDEFPEVQPPIVLTTIIYPGASPEQVEREVLEPIEEAIQSISGVKSINGEARDGFAQIVTQFVYSKDLSEATQDIRDAISTKRQDLPQEMEEPILKKFNPTDAPIVTLSLYSTSLTPAQLTQIADPGITRELRSIAGVADVQVSGGVKRELTVNLDPQRLQSAGVSVPQVVAALQTGNLAVPVGRVTSSLDERTIRLQGRLQSPDDFMQLVVSERAGRVVRLGDVATAVDGVEEQRTLALYNGRDAVGIEIKKTNGYSTTAVAEAIFKKVQELRPTLPKGAQFDVVKNKGERVENSVTNVRDALVEGAVLTVLVVFLFLNSWRSTVITGLALPVSVLASFVAVWAFGFTLNTMSLLGLSLAIGILIDDAIVVRENIVRHVEMGKDHYTAAREGTDEIGLAVAATTFSIIAVFIPIAFLQGESGQWFKPFALTIACSVLVSLFVSFSLDPMLSAYWPDPHEEEHEKWWITKKLDKFNKWFDGLANNYRKLIGWALDHPKSMVLLAVASFATAIAMPALGLVGGGFFPLEDNAEVQMTVETPPGANLDYLRQKVTETLAIMGDTTRYPEVTYTFVTAGGASGAVDMASVYLKLSKKGDRLKVGQRDAESLAASMREDVKKVGGSSISVFTSDFAGQEKQISLELRGNDKAALQTVADQYLAALKSTPGAVDVGLSTKGLKPELTVQVDRALAASLGLSVGQVAQAIRPAFAGLDAGDWVDPTNQTRKVMVRLAPEARARGADLAQLPIALGQGSGSQLVPLQQVARIKSELGPAIVNHLDRDNVIKVQGNIAGRSLTEVMGDFEKKTSTIQLPAGVKMSSGGQVEQQNEVFGSIFIALGVAVALMYLILVVQFGSFLDPIAILISLPLSLIGVMGALAITGNTINLMSLIGVILLCGIVAKNAILLVDFAKWAREKNGMPLREALIEAGAIRLRPILMTTFALIAGMIPVALGRGEGAQFRAPLGVAVIGGVITSTVLTLLVIPTFYEIFDNMRTWVSRRVGLTPPHTGQFRTLELPMAEAGD
- a CDS encoding efflux RND transporter periplasmic adaptor subunit, with amino-acid sequence MTRRTASLALLAAALVGTACSKDKEASTANAAPVSQNIGPDNIAVARTDTLRSGPAISGTLTADREARIRAEMSGAVLATNVEQGERVSAGTVLGRIDDASVRDAAISARSSVAQATVAAEQAARELQRSKTLAAAGAIAERDVEGADRASLGAQAQLADAKARLSSAEKMLRNTVIRSPFAGVVSERAVSPGDIVSPGSAMFTVIDPRSLRVEASVPTTALADVRVGAPVLFTVNGSDRVLEGKVTRVSPMVDPQTKQVRLLASVPNSAGVLVAGLFVEGRVASEKRVGVMVPETAVDQTGIVPTLMRLKGGKVEKVEVQLGVRDEAAAAFEVTSGIASGDTVLLGAARGISIGSSVVVSAPRDATPAAASNAAPAPTPAKKN